The following are encoded together in the Humulus lupulus chromosome 5, drHumLupu1.1, whole genome shotgun sequence genome:
- the LOC133778601 gene encoding uncharacterized protein LOC133778601 — protein MGNCLESCLSKGQEKNNKILEVKEESGAKDNDQIVSGFVKENNSSRKGSLRLKIVLTKEELEWFMVQLQNKGGKSLEDVLEEIEKSRVKVNQSWKPSLESIMECPEFVEMSR, from the coding sequence ATGGGAAATTGCTTGGAGTCATGCTTGAGCAAAGGGCAAGAAAAGAACAACAAGATTTTGGAGGTGAAAGAAGAAAGTGGTGCCAAAGATAATGACCAAATAGTAAGTGGGTTTGTGAAGGAAAATAATAGTTCAAGAAAAGGGAGCCTGAGATTGAAGATTGTTTTGACCAAAGAAGAGCTTGAGTGGTTTATGGTTCAACTCCAAAACAAAGGTGGGAAAAGCTTAGAAGATGTATTGGAAGAGATTGAAAAGAGCAGAGTGAAAGTTAATCAGAGTTGGAAACCTTCTTTAGAAAGTATTATGGAGTGTCCTGAGTTTGTTGAGATGAGTAGATGA